One region of Ornithinibacter aureus genomic DNA includes:
- a CDS encoding DUF2254 domain-containing protein: protein MTRGERAGTVRRTVGPVGDPETIGWWERLWGPFWVLPSTICALAVVAGLVLPRIDEALTDDLPYLFGGGAESARSLLSTIASAMISVTGLVFSITMVVMQLASSQFTPRLLGSFLGSRITQVTLGVFTSSFVFALIVLRDVRGGATPFVPQLSVTVAFLLVLASVALFFAFIHHITVSIQVSQVIDRIANQTVQTLQQGDDEWGDTSAGSPSWSQATGPTVTVSTGSGHGVLQRVRYTDLVETAERAGVVVELRTRVGEVRHQGQVLAVVHGALAGDDVIEQVRGSFGLGKERSMPQDPEFGVRQLVDIAERALSPGINDPTTAVQVLDELHRILRVAGARADRSPHLVDASGTVRVVDAPTTFTRLLDLSLDEIAHYGKDSLQVPRRIVALLDDLEGSVRDEHVAAVTARRTALHDALGA from the coding sequence GTGACCAGAGGCGAGCGCGCAGGCACGGTCCGACGCACGGTCGGGCCGGTCGGCGACCCCGAGACGATCGGCTGGTGGGAGCGACTCTGGGGCCCCTTCTGGGTGCTGCCGTCGACGATCTGCGCCCTTGCGGTCGTGGCGGGCCTGGTCCTGCCCCGCATCGACGAGGCGCTCACCGACGACCTGCCCTATCTCTTCGGCGGCGGCGCCGAGTCCGCTCGAAGCCTACTGAGCACCATCGCGAGCGCGATGATCTCGGTCACCGGGCTCGTCTTCTCGATCACCATGGTCGTCATGCAGCTGGCGAGCAGCCAGTTCACCCCGCGCCTGCTCGGCAGCTTCCTCGGCAGCCGCATCACCCAGGTGACCCTGGGCGTCTTCACGTCGTCCTTCGTGTTCGCTCTCATCGTGCTGCGCGACGTGCGTGGCGGTGCCACCCCGTTCGTTCCCCAGCTCTCGGTGACGGTGGCCTTCCTGCTCGTGCTGGCCAGCGTGGCGTTGTTCTTCGCCTTCATCCACCACATCACCGTGTCGATCCAGGTGTCCCAGGTCATCGACCGGATCGCGAACCAGACCGTCCAGACCCTGCAGCAGGGGGATGACGAGTGGGGCGACACCTCGGCCGGGTCGCCGTCCTGGTCCCAGGCGACGGGCCCCACGGTCACCGTGTCGACGGGCTCGGGCCATGGCGTCCTGCAGCGCGTGCGCTACACCGACCTCGTGGAGACCGCGGAACGGGCTGGGGTCGTCGTCGAGCTGCGGACGCGGGTCGGCGAGGTCCGCCACCAGGGTCAGGTGCTCGCGGTCGTGCACGGGGCCCTCGCGGGTGATGACGTCATCGAGCAGGTGCGGGGGTCCTTCGGGCTGGGCAAGGAACGCTCGATGCCGCAGGACCCCGAGTTCGGTGTGCGCCAACTGGTCGACATCGCCGAACGAGCCCTCTCCCCCGGCATCAACGACCCCACCACGGCGGTCCAGGTGCTCGACGAGCTCCACCGGATCCTGCGGGTCGCGGGCGCCCGGGCCGACCGCTCGCCCCACCTCGTCGACGCCTCGGGCACGGTGCGCGTGGTCGACGCGCCGACGACCTTCACCCGGCTGCTCGACCTCTCGCTCGACGAGATCGCCCACTACGGCAAGGACTCGCTCCAGGTGCCCCGGCGAATCGTGGCACTGCTCGACGACCTCGAGGGCAGTGTGCGCGACGAGCACGTGGCCGCCGTCACCGCCCGGCGAACCGCGCTCCACGACGCCCTCGGCGCCTGA
- a CDS encoding electron transfer flavoprotein subunit beta/FixA family protein → MNIVVCVKHVPDAQSERTFRESDSTIDREGVDGLLSELDEYAVEEALKLVEAAGEGEVTVLTVGPAGAADAIKKALQMGAHAGIHVSDDAIHGSDAAATSLVLAEAVKKATGGSPELVLTGMASTDGVMGVVPAMLAERLGLPQVTFASELTIADGTVTIRRDGDTASETIVASLPALVSVTDQINEPRYPSFKGIMAAKKKPVEQWGLADLGIDPSLVGLDAAWTTVVSFAKRPPRAQGQIVTDGGDGGTQLAEFLAGQKFL, encoded by the coding sequence ATGAACATCGTCGTCTGCGTCAAGCACGTGCCGGACGCACAGTCCGAGCGCACCTTCCGTGAATCCGACAGCACCATTGACCGCGAAGGCGTCGACGGCCTGCTCTCCGAGCTCGACGAGTACGCCGTCGAAGAGGCCCTCAAGCTGGTCGAGGCCGCCGGCGAGGGTGAGGTCACCGTGCTGACGGTGGGCCCCGCCGGAGCCGCCGACGCGATCAAGAAGGCGCTGCAGATGGGGGCCCACGCGGGCATCCACGTCAGTGACGACGCCATCCACGGCTCCGACGCGGCCGCCACCTCGCTGGTGCTCGCCGAGGCCGTGAAGAAGGCCACCGGTGGTTCCCCCGAGCTCGTGCTGACCGGCATGGCCTCCACCGACGGGGTCATGGGCGTCGTTCCGGCGATGCTCGCCGAGCGCCTCGGCCTGCCCCAGGTCACCTTCGCCTCCGAGCTCACCATCGCCGACGGCACGGTGACCATCCGGCGCGACGGCGACACGGCATCCGAGACGATCGTCGCGAGCCTGCCGGCCCTGGTCTCGGTCACCGACCAGATCAACGAGCCGCGCTACCCCTCGTTCAAGGGGATCATGGCGGCCAAGAAGAAGCCCGTGGAGCAGTGGGGCCTGGCCGACCTCGGCATCGACCCCTCGCTCGTCGGTCTGGATGCCGCGTGGACGACCGTCGTGTCGTTCGCCAAGCGTCCGCCGCGCGCCCAGGGCCAGATCGTCACCGACGGTGGCGACGGCGGCACCCAGCTGGCGGAGTTCCTCGCCGGCCAGAAGTTCCTCTGA
- a CDS encoding enoyl-CoA hydratase/isomerase family protein → MTDLVRLEVEDGIGTIRLDRAPMNALNAEIQHGLIAACREAAQRKDVAAVIVWGGEKVFAAGADIKEMETMSYTDMVDHSALLQDFTRSLAQLPKPTVAAITGYALGGGCEVALACDFRIAADDAVLGQPEVSLGIIPGAGGTQRLARLVGPSRAKDLVFSGRFVKAPEALAIGLVDSVVPASEVYESARSMMARYVGGPAYALRAAKEAIDRGLEVDLDSGLEIERMLFSALFATKDRAIGMRHFVEKGRGPAPFEGA, encoded by the coding sequence GTGACCGACCTCGTCCGCCTCGAGGTCGAGGACGGCATCGGCACGATCCGTCTGGACCGAGCGCCGATGAACGCGCTCAACGCCGAGATCCAGCACGGGCTCATCGCCGCGTGCCGTGAGGCAGCTCAGCGCAAGGACGTCGCCGCGGTCATCGTGTGGGGCGGCGAGAAGGTGTTCGCCGCCGGTGCGGACATCAAGGAGATGGAGACCATGTCGTACACCGACATGGTCGACCACTCGGCCCTGCTCCAGGACTTCACCCGGTCGCTGGCCCAGCTTCCCAAGCCCACCGTGGCCGCCATCACGGGGTACGCGCTGGGCGGCGGGTGCGAGGTGGCGCTCGCGTGCGACTTCCGCATCGCCGCCGACGACGCCGTGCTCGGGCAGCCCGAGGTCTCGCTCGGGATCATCCCCGGTGCCGGCGGCACCCAGCGCCTGGCCCGGCTCGTCGGCCCGTCGCGTGCCAAGGACCTCGTCTTCTCCGGCCGGTTCGTCAAGGCGCCCGAAGCGCTGGCGATCGGCCTCGTCGACTCCGTGGTCCCGGCATCCGAGGTCTACGAGAGCGCGCGGAGCATGATGGCGCGCTACGTCGGCGGCCCCGCGTACGCCCTGCGCGCCGCCAAGGAGGCCATCGACCGCGGGCTCGAGGTCGACCTCGACAGCGGCCTGGAGATCGAGCGGATGCTGTTCTCCGCGCTGTTCGCGACCAAGGACCGGGCGATCGGCATGCGCCACTTCGTCGAGAAGGGCCGCGGCCCGGCCCCCTTCGAGGGCGCCTGA
- the glgX gene encoding glycogen debranching protein GlgX, producing MSPWSHPTTIPPGPMTRDLAPRPGVTLVEGGADVAVYAGHADAVELCLFDAGDKVGTSERRIPLLERAHGWWFAFVPGITAGQRYNVRVHGAWSPDQGLRHNPAKLLLDPYAKAIEGKVRWGAEVYGHVVDARWRGDGELISDLDSRGHMPRGVVVDDRFDWEGDVAPNRSRSESVIYEAHVRNQTALHPGVPPELRGTYAGLAHPASVSHLKRLGVTAVELLPVHAFTHEPHLVRRGLTNHWGYNTLGFFAPHGAYAAAKDPQGAVDELKGMVKLLHREGIEVILDVVYNHTAEQDRTGAMLSWRGLDQRAYYRLDERGRDIDVTGCGNTLDLRHPVVCRMVLDSLRYWVQEYHVDGFRFDLAVALGRGRGDDFDPDHPFLVALRTDPVLSAVKLIAEPWDVGMHGWRTGQFPPPFMEWNDRYRDAVRRFWVGDVRSQRHHRPGHGLQDLATRLAGSRDLFGHRDRGPTASINFVAAHDGFTTADLVTYDTKHNEANGEDNRDGSDNNGSWNHGTEGPSDDPQVLAARTLAIRNLMGTLLLSTGVPMINAGDELGRSQGGNNNPYCQDNGTSWVNWDLEPWQQDLLDTTSHLIRVRQALPVLRQRVWALGRQVHDDGTRDMEWYAADGTPMGDRWTQGSRLVQLYVAGAWMGWDSALLVVNGGVEDVEVTLPEAPGVTTYRLLWDSTWSRPRDGGDPVVPRPVTVGATSLRVYAASDVS from the coding sequence ATGTCGCCCTGGTCGCACCCCACCACCATCCCGCCCGGCCCCATGACCCGCGACCTCGCCCCTCGGCCCGGCGTGACGCTGGTCGAGGGCGGCGCCGACGTCGCGGTCTATGCCGGTCACGCCGACGCCGTCGAGCTGTGCCTGTTCGACGCCGGCGACAAGGTCGGCACCAGCGAGCGCCGCATCCCCCTGCTGGAGCGGGCACACGGCTGGTGGTTCGCCTTCGTCCCCGGCATCACCGCCGGGCAGCGCTACAACGTTCGGGTGCACGGAGCGTGGAGCCCGGACCAGGGCCTGCGGCACAACCCGGCCAAGCTGCTCCTCGACCCGTACGCGAAGGCGATCGAGGGAAAGGTCCGCTGGGGTGCGGAGGTCTACGGCCACGTGGTCGACGCCCGCTGGCGCGGCGACGGCGAGCTCATCTCCGACCTCGACAGCCGCGGTCACATGCCGCGCGGCGTCGTCGTCGACGACCGCTTCGACTGGGAGGGGGACGTTGCGCCGAACCGCTCGCGCAGCGAGAGCGTCATCTACGAGGCCCACGTCCGCAACCAGACCGCGCTGCACCCCGGTGTGCCCCCCGAGCTGCGGGGCACGTATGCCGGGCTGGCCCACCCCGCCTCGGTGTCCCACCTGAAGAGACTCGGCGTGACGGCCGTCGAGCTGTTGCCCGTGCACGCGTTCACCCACGAGCCGCACCTGGTGCGCCGCGGGCTGACCAACCACTGGGGCTACAACACCCTCGGCTTCTTCGCGCCCCATGGCGCCTACGCGGCGGCGAAGGACCCCCAGGGTGCGGTCGACGAGCTGAAGGGCATGGTCAAGCTGCTCCACCGTGAGGGCATCGAGGTCATCCTCGACGTCGTCTACAACCACACCGCCGAGCAGGACCGCACGGGGGCCATGCTGTCGTGGCGGGGGCTGGACCAGCGCGCCTACTACCGCCTCGACGAGCGGGGCCGCGACATCGACGTCACGGGGTGTGGCAACACGCTCGACCTGCGCCACCCGGTGGTCTGCCGCATGGTGCTGGACTCGCTGCGCTACTGGGTGCAGGAGTACCACGTCGACGGCTTCCGCTTCGACCTCGCCGTGGCGCTCGGTCGCGGTCGCGGGGACGACTTCGACCCCGACCACCCCTTCCTCGTGGCCCTGCGCACCGACCCCGTGCTCTCGGCCGTCAAGCTCATCGCCGAACCGTGGGACGTCGGGATGCACGGCTGGCGCACCGGCCAGTTCCCGCCGCCGTTCATGGAGTGGAACGACCGCTACCGGGATGCCGTCCGCCGCTTCTGGGTGGGCGACGTCCGGTCCCAGCGCCACCACCGTCCCGGGCACGGGCTCCAGGACCTCGCCACGAGGTTGGCGGGTTCACGCGACCTGTTCGGTCACCGCGACCGTGGCCCGACGGCATCCATCAACTTCGTCGCCGCCCACGACGGCTTCACCACCGCCGACCTCGTGACGTACGACACCAAGCACAACGAGGCCAACGGCGAGGACAACCGCGACGGCAGCGACAACAACGGCTCGTGGAACCACGGCACCGAGGGGCCGAGCGACGACCCACAGGTGCTCGCCGCCCGAACCCTCGCGATCCGCAACCTCATGGGCACGCTGCTGCTGTCGACCGGCGTCCCCATGATCAACGCGGGTGACGAGCTCGGCCGCTCGCAGGGGGGCAACAACAACCCCTACTGCCAGGACAACGGCACCTCGTGGGTCAACTGGGACCTCGAGCCGTGGCAGCAGGACCTCCTCGACACGACCAGCCACCTGATCCGGGTGCGCCAGGCCCTTCCGGTGCTGCGCCAGCGGGTGTGGGCGCTCGGGCGGCAGGTGCACGACGACGGCACTCGCGACATGGAGTGGTACGCCGCTGACGGCACCCCGATGGGCGACCGGTGGACCCAGGGCAGCCGCCTGGTGCAGCTGTACGTCGCAGGTGCCTGGATGGGCTGGGACTCTGCGCTGCTCGTCGTCAACGGCGGTGTCGAGGACGTCGAGGTGACACTGCCCGAGGCGCCCGGGGTCACGACCTACCGCCTGCTGTGGGACAGCACGTGGTCGCGACCGCGCGACGGCGGCGACCCCGTGGTTCCCAGGCCGGTCACGGTCGGCGCCACGAGCCTTCGCGTGTACGCGGCATCCGACGTCAGTTGA
- the mnmA gene encoding tRNA 2-thiouridine(34) synthase MnmA, with the protein MRVVAAMSGGVDSAVAASRMIEAGHEVVGVHLALSRSAATLRESARGCCTIEDAGDARRVADRLGIPFYVWDLASRFERDVVEDFAAEYAAGRTPNPCLRCNERIKFAGLLDKAVALGFDAVATGHYAQIVDGPAGRELHRAVDAAKDQSYVLGVLDADQLARSFFPLGDSTKTQVRAEAAERGFAVARKPDSHDICFIPDGDTRGWLNRRLGERPGELVDAVTGAVVGSHTGAHGFTVGQRRGLGIDRSALDGDPRYVVEIDAPSNRVVIGTADLLGVDLIVGDHVRWCGPAPSGRVSLGAQVRAHGEEVPATAEVVPGPSPTVRVVLERRVRGVAPGQSVVLYEGTRVVGSATISETGRA; encoded by the coding sequence ATGAGGGTCGTCGCCGCGATGTCGGGCGGGGTCGACTCGGCCGTCGCCGCCTCACGCATGATCGAGGCCGGCCACGAGGTCGTCGGCGTGCACCTGGCGCTCTCGCGCTCGGCCGCGACGCTGCGCGAGTCCGCCCGCGGGTGCTGCACCATCGAGGATGCCGGGGACGCGCGTCGCGTCGCGGACCGGCTCGGTATCCCGTTCTACGTCTGGGACCTCGCGAGCCGCTTCGAGCGCGACGTCGTCGAGGACTTCGCCGCCGAGTACGCGGCCGGGCGCACGCCCAACCCCTGCCTGCGCTGCAACGAGCGGATCAAGTTCGCCGGGTTGCTCGACAAGGCGGTGGCCCTGGGGTTCGACGCCGTCGCGACGGGGCACTACGCCCAGATCGTCGACGGGCCGGCGGGCCGCGAGCTGCACCGGGCGGTCGACGCCGCGAAGGACCAGTCGTACGTGCTCGGGGTGCTGGACGCCGACCAGCTCGCACGCTCGTTCTTCCCACTCGGTGACTCCACGAAGACCCAGGTGCGGGCCGAGGCTGCCGAGCGTGGTTTCGCGGTGGCCAGGAAGCCGGACAGCCACGACATCTGCTTCATCCCGGACGGTGACACCCGCGGGTGGCTGAACCGGCGGCTGGGGGAGCGGCCGGGTGAGCTCGTCGACGCGGTCACGGGTGCCGTCGTCGGGTCACACACCGGGGCGCACGGCTTCACCGTGGGGCAACGTCGAGGGCTCGGCATCGACCGGTCGGCGCTCGACGGCGACCCGCGCTACGTCGTCGAGATCGACGCCCCGAGCAACCGGGTCGTCATCGGCACGGCCGACCTGCTCGGGGTCGACCTCATCGTCGGTGACCACGTGCGCTGGTGCGGCCCTGCCCCCAGCGGGCGGGTCTCGCTCGGCGCCCAGGTGCGGGCGCACGGCGAGGAGGTGCCAGCCACGGCCGAGGTGGTTCCCGGTCCGTCGCCCACCGTTCGGGTGGTGCTCGAGCGCCGCGTGCGCGGTGTCGCGCCGGGGCAGTCCGTCGTGCTCTACGAGGGCACCCGGGTCGTCGGGTCGGCGACCATCAGCGAGACCGGGCGCGCCTGA
- a CDS encoding electron transfer flavoprotein subunit alpha/FixB family protein — translation MAEVLVLVDHADGRLRKATAELLTIARRLGEPSAVHIGPGADRAQVTLAKYGAHKVYVVDDADAAGFLVAPQAEILAALVEKVTPAAVIIPSNAAGKEIAARLAIKTSSGLITDAVDVRAGADGIETTQSVLAGSYTVTAKVTTGTPIIAVKPNSVPLEASPAPGVVEAFAVTVSDAAKAARVTDSQPKKATGRPELTEAAIVVSGGRGTGGDFSPVEEFADSLGAAVGASRAAVDAGWYPHAHQVGQTGKQVSPQLYVAAGISGAIQHRAGMQTSKTIIAINKDEEAPIFELVDFGVVGDLFSVLPQATAEVKKRKG, via the coding sequence ATGGCTGAAGTACTCGTTCTCGTCGACCACGCCGACGGCCGCCTGCGCAAGGCGACCGCTGAGCTGCTGACGATCGCCCGCCGCCTCGGCGAGCCCTCCGCCGTCCACATCGGCCCCGGCGCCGACCGCGCCCAGGTCACGCTCGCCAAGTACGGCGCGCACAAGGTGTACGTCGTCGACGACGCCGACGCCGCGGGCTTCCTCGTGGCACCGCAGGCCGAGATCCTCGCGGCGCTCGTGGAGAAGGTCACCCCGGCGGCCGTCATCATCCCGAGCAACGCAGCCGGCAAGGAGATCGCCGCGCGTCTGGCGATCAAGACGTCGTCCGGCCTCATCACCGACGCCGTCGACGTGCGCGCGGGGGCTGACGGCATCGAGACGACCCAGTCCGTGCTCGCGGGCTCGTACACCGTCACCGCCAAGGTCACCACCGGCACGCCGATCATCGCCGTGAAGCCGAACTCGGTTCCGCTGGAGGCCTCCCCGGCCCCCGGTGTCGTCGAGGCGTTCGCAGTCACGGTCAGCGACGCCGCCAAGGCCGCGCGCGTCACCGACAGCCAGCCCAAGAAGGCCACCGGCCGTCCCGAGCTCACCGAGGCCGCCATCGTGGTTTCCGGTGGCCGCGGCACCGGCGGTGACTTCTCGCCCGTCGAGGAGTTCGCCGACAGCCTCGGCGCTGCCGTCGGTGCGAGCCGGGCAGCCGTCGACGCCGGCTGGTACCCGCACGCCCACCAGGTCGGCCAGACCGGCAAGCAGGTCTCGCCGCAGCTCTACGTCGCCGCCGGCATCTCGGGTGCGATCCAGCACCGCGCCGGCATGCAGACGTCGAAGACGATCATCGCCATCAACAAGGACGAGGAGGCGCCGATCTTCGAGCTCGTCGACTTCGGCGTCGTCGGCGACCTGTTCTCGGTGCTGCCCCAGGCCACGGCCGAGGTCAAGAAGCGCAAGGGCTGA
- a CDS encoding phytanoyl-CoA dioxygenase family protein, translating into MDVRPMFMTKICYALTDLSEPGYGNTKVIPGSHKNNTLAGRPEKEGDPIIEPEGAVEVLLNPGDAFIFDRRLWHSRSMNKSERIRKLMFIGYTYRWIRPLDEAVADQSSEWFKGLSPLHQQLLGYGPDHASFWGIKQSGWIDDEIPLRAELKSRGLLDRTIPFLR; encoded by the coding sequence ATGGACGTGCGTCCGATGTTCATGACGAAGATCTGCTACGCCCTGACCGACCTGTCCGAGCCGGGCTACGGCAACACCAAGGTCATCCCCGGCAGCCACAAGAACAACACGCTCGCCGGGCGCCCCGAGAAGGAGGGCGACCCGATCATCGAGCCCGAGGGCGCAGTCGAGGTGCTGCTCAACCCCGGTGACGCGTTCATCTTCGACCGCCGCCTGTGGCACAGCCGCTCGATGAACAAGAGCGAGCGCATCCGCAAGCTGATGTTCATCGGCTACACCTACCGCTGGATCCGCCCGCTCGACGAGGCCGTGGCCGACCAGTCGTCCGAGTGGTTCAAGGGTCTGTCGCCGCTGCACCAGCAGCTGCTCGGCTACGGCCCCGACCACGCGTCGTTCTGGGGCATCAAGCAGAGCGGCTGGATCGACGACGAGATCCCGCTGCGCGCCGAGCTGAAGTCGCGGGGCCTGCTCGACCGCACCATCCCATTCCTGCGCTGA
- a CDS encoding T3SS (YopN, CesT) and YbjN peptide-binding chaperone 1 has protein sequence MTDPTSLPNFPPPADEHPLRGRVLDILVDLGLAPNLDTDGDVAFTVNEQQLFIRCTEGEVEIMRVFGQWQIQEEMLGDRLKLHETCNELNLNMNCLKSGVAGSTLVVTSEHLATPGADVSSLIQVSIQVILSGVHIWHQRLLGIDPNAPETDAGSPS, from the coding sequence ATGACCGATCCCACGTCGCTGCCCAACTTCCCGCCGCCCGCCGACGAGCACCCCCTGCGCGGTCGGGTCCTCGACATCCTCGTCGACCTGGGCCTGGCGCCCAACCTCGACACCGACGGCGACGTCGCCTTCACCGTCAACGAGCAGCAGCTGTTCATCCGCTGCACCGAGGGTGAGGTCGAGATCATGCGCGTCTTCGGCCAGTGGCAGATCCAGGAGGAGATGCTCGGCGACCGCCTGAAGCTGCACGAGACGTGCAACGAGCTCAACCTCAACATGAACTGCCTCAAGAGCGGCGTGGCCGGCTCCACCCTCGTCGTCACCAGCGAGCACCTCGCCACCCCGGGTGCCGACGTCTCCTCGCTCATCCAGGTCTCGATCCAGGTCATCCTCTCCGGGGTGCACATCTGGCACCAGCGCCTGCTCGGCATCGACCCCAACGCACCCGAGACGGATGCCGGGAGCCCGTCGTGA
- a CDS encoding cysteine desulfurase family protein — MSHYLDHAATTPMLPAAVDALLEVSRQVGNPSSLHTSGRAARAVVEEARERIGAALGARPSEVVFTSGGTEADNLAVKGTWLARRAQDPSVNGVVTSAIEHHAVLDPVEYLEGSRGVAVTWLEPDRCGHLAPDTLREALAPGGVAVASVMWANNEVGTIQPVAELAAVAREHGVPFHTDAVQAIAHLPVRFDDSGADLMTVSAHKLGGPVGVGALLARRDAPLVPIAHGGGQERQVRSGTLDAAGIHSFAVALEETVAHRDVEAKRVLALRDRLIEGALGLGLGITVSGCWKAGDATKRLPGNAHVLVPGCEGDSLLYLLDAAGVECSTGSACQAGVPQPSHVLLAMGHTESQARGALRLSLGHTSTEADVDAFLAALPGVVERARRASGLL; from the coding sequence GTGAGCCACTACCTCGACCATGCGGCGACGACACCCATGCTGCCCGCCGCGGTCGACGCCCTGCTCGAGGTCTCGCGCCAGGTGGGCAACCCGTCGTCGCTGCACACCTCCGGTCGGGCCGCCAGGGCCGTCGTCGAGGAGGCCCGCGAGCGCATCGGGGCGGCCCTCGGAGCCCGGCCGTCGGAGGTGGTCTTCACCTCGGGGGGCACCGAGGCCGACAACCTCGCCGTCAAGGGCACGTGGCTGGCCCGCCGGGCGCAGGACCCTTCAGTCAACGGCGTCGTGACCAGCGCCATCGAGCACCACGCGGTGCTCGACCCCGTCGAGTACCTCGAGGGCTCCCGCGGGGTCGCCGTGACCTGGCTGGAACCCGACCGCTGCGGCCACCTCGCCCCCGACACCCTGCGCGAGGCCCTGGCGCCGGGCGGCGTGGCCGTCGCGAGCGTGATGTGGGCCAACAACGAGGTCGGCACCATCCAGCCGGTGGCCGAGCTCGCCGCGGTCGCCCGCGAGCACGGGGTGCCCTTCCACACCGACGCCGTGCAGGCGATCGCCCACCTGCCCGTCCGCTTCGACGACAGCGGCGCCGACCTGATGACCGTCAGCGCCCACAAGCTCGGCGGGCCCGTCGGGGTCGGGGCCCTGCTGGCGCGGCGTGACGCCCCGCTCGTGCCCATCGCCCACGGTGGTGGGCAGGAGCGGCAGGTGCGCAGCGGCACCCTGGACGCGGCCGGCATCCACTCGTTCGCCGTGGCCCTGGAGGAGACCGTCGCCCACCGCGACGTCGAGGCCAAGCGCGTGCTCGCGCTGCGGGACCGGCTCATCGAGGGGGCGCTCGGGCTGGGCCTGGGCATCACCGTGAGCGGCTGCTGGAAGGCCGGCGACGCGACCAAGCGCCTGCCGGGGAATGCCCACGTGCTCGTCCCCGGGTGCGAGGGCGACAGCCTGCTCTATCTCCTGGACGCGGCCGGGGTCGAGTGCAGCACGGGGTCCGCCTGCCAGGCCGGGGTGCCGCAGCCGAGCCACGTGCTGCTCGCCATGGGGCACACCGAGTCGCAGGCGCGCGGGGCGCTGCGCCTGTCGCTGGGTCACACCTCGACCGAGGCCGACGTCGACGCGTTCCTCGCTGCCCTGCCGGGTGTCGTCGAGCGGGCTCGACGGGCGAGCGGGCTGCTCTGA